In the genome of Dyadobacter fermentans DSM 18053, the window TGCAGCTGTTTGGACCAGAATTGGCTGAAAACTTCCACCACAATGTCCTCGGCAACATCCCGCGCATACACAAACCGGACCGCGTGGCTGCACAGCTGCTTATAGTAGCGCTTGAACAGCAGTTCGTAGCCCCGCGCGGGATCGCTTTCAAATGCCTGCCTGATAAACAACTCCGAATCGACAAATGCCGCAGGCAATTTCCTGACATCCGGGAAATCGGACGGGAAACCTGTGGGTTGGCTTGTACCAGTTTTACTTGCTGCGGAATGCTTCTGGTTCATACACATGATGTAAGTGAGTTATCCATAAGAGTATTTCCGCGTGCTCTTACCCTCGGCCGTTTTGTGAAGTTTTTGATGTTTTTTGTGATTTTCAAAAGTTAGGGTGCGTTTTCAGCCCCGATTCGGCCACTTAAACAAACCTTCAAATGGTATTTCCCAGAAAAATATCAGCGACGTGCATTTGGATATCAAAGAGCAAAATTTATCTTTGCAGCTAAGATATTTAGACAATAAGATAATATGAACCCCGAAGACGTTACCCGTGTAAGAAGACTCAGCCAGCGCTACGCATACGATTCCATTCAAATGCATGAAGCCATCGGCCGCAAAGCCGGGCTTTCGGGCACGGACCACAAATACCTGGGATTTCTGTTGCAAAAAGGGGAGATGACTGCGGGCGAACTGTCCACGCTCACGGGCCTGACGACCGGCGCCGTTACCGGCCTGATCGACCGTTTTGAGAAAAAAAACCTCGTGAAACGGCGGTTTGCGGAAGGTGACCGCCGCAAAGTGCTGGTGGCGCCCGAAACTGAAAACATTATGGCGCTTTTGGAACCGCTCTACCGCGAATTCCGGCGGCGGTCGGAGGAGCTCATTGCTTCGTTTTCAAAAGAGGAAGCGGCTGTTATCGAGGCCTATTTCCAGCAAGCCATTGACATCATGAACGACACAACCAACAAACTGAACAATCCATGAAAACGACAGCAGCGGACAACGCAGTAGTGACTTTGGCAACGATCGACCGCACACAGCAGGCGCTGGCGGGCGGTAAAGGCGCAAACCTCGCAGCGCTCGCACGGATCGACGGGATTCGTGTCCCGGATGGTTTCTGCATCACCACTCCGGCATTCGACCGGATCGTGCAGCAGGCGTCCATTGCCGCGCTGC includes:
- a CDS encoding MarR family winged helix-turn-helix transcriptional regulator; this translates as MNPEDVTRVRRLSQRYAYDSIQMHEAIGRKAGLSGTDHKYLGFLLQKGEMTAGELSTLTGLTTGAVTGLIDRFEKKNLVKRRFAEGDRRKVLVAPETENIMALLEPLYREFRRRSEELIASFSKEEAAVIEAYFQQAIDIMNDTTNKLNNP